The Hemicordylus capensis ecotype Gifberg chromosome 6, rHemCap1.1.pri, whole genome shotgun sequence genome window below encodes:
- the LOC128331214 gene encoding olfactory receptor 6B1-like: MGNWTQVTEFILVNFPGSLRLQLSLFTAFLVAYSLTVMENVVIILLIWLNVTLHKPMYLFLGNLSFLEICYVSVTVPKMLVGFVTKEGKISFTGCMAQLFFFLALACTECVLLTMMAYDRYVAICNPLRYPAIMSQDLYVRLAAGSWLSGFSIAMGKVFFISRLSYCGPNIINHFFCDVSPLLNLACTDMTLVELIDFFLALLILIGPLSVTIISYICIISTVLHIPSSKGKKKAFSTCASHLLVVTIFYTATIFIYARPRALTSLDSNKLVSVVYTVLTPLLNPVIYCLRNKEFKDALKKTMHGPWTIYI, from the coding sequence ATGGGAAACTGGACACAAGTGACTGAATTCATCCTGGTGAATTTTCCTGGAAGTCTGAGGCTGCAGCTCTCCCTATTCACAGCTTTTTTGGTTGCCTACTCACTGACAGTAATGGAGAATGTGGTGATCATTCTACTAATCTGGTTGAATGTCACACTCCATAAGCCTATGTACCTTTTTCTGGGCAATCTTTCTTTCTTAGAGATCTGCTATGTCTCAGTGACTGTACCCAAGATGCTTGTTGGCTTTGTGACCAAGGAGGGAAAGATCTCTTTCACAGGTTGCATGGCCCAGCTGTTCTTCTTCCTGGCTCTAGCATGCACAGAGTGCGTCCTGCTAACTATGATGGCCTATGACCGCTATGTTGCCATCTGCAATCCATTGCGCTACCCAGCCATTATGAGTCAAGACCTTTATGTCCGCCTAGCAGCTGGTTCATGGCTGAGTGGCTTTTCCATAGCCATGGGGAAGGTCTTCTTCATCTCACGCCTGAGCTACTGTGGACCCAACATCATCAACCACTTCTTCTGCGATGTCTCCCCACTTCTTAACCTAGCCTGCACAGATATGACATTGGTTGAGCTCATTGACTTCTTTCTTGCCTTGCTTATTCTCATTGGCCCACTCTCTGTGACAATCATCTCTTATATCTGCATCATCTCCACAGTCCTGCATATCCCTTCATCTAAAGGCAAGAAAAAGGCTTTTTCAACCTGTGCCTCCCACCTTCTGGTGGTCACCATTTTCTACACTGCAACCATTTTCATCTATGCCCGTCCAAGGGCCCTCACCTCCCTTGACTCCAACAAGCTGGTATCTGTTGTCTACACAGTACTAACACCTCTTCTCAATCCGGTCATCTACTGCCTGAGAAATAAGGAATTCAAGGATGCTCTCAAAAAAACAATGCATGGGCCTTGGACTATATATATTTAA